One segment of Pirellulaceae bacterium DNA contains the following:
- a CDS encoding tubulin-like doman-containing protein, with translation MPNDSGKSQQTLLGYSLQARIGKGSQTEIWRAQSHGGSMRAIKLIWGLSDEKSTRLQIDQLNRLKELRHPFLLPLECVELVDDCLVLVSQLADKSLSDRFRECVEQGLPGIPRDELLAYLQDAADALDYVRETQATQHLNIKPENLLLVGEDAKVADFGIFAFDPVTGRPMMVESDLIYASPELQSGRPSIHSDQYSLAVVFYEMLTGATPFSKTPLGQAALDDPFLTAQLGGGQAVIRKALSRDPADRFGSSRHFISALRKSAGQLAYELKRNALPCGLWDANPKQAMASPDFVCVDATSENKVRELPPPPELEHKVVRPTLYIGIGETGTKVMRRLRHRLGQRFGERDELPALQMLCIDTDVQSLANAVQKGQDDSLIEDEILPVPLRTLEEYRDDSNVYLSWIDRQWICNIPSSLQTEGLRPLGRLAFVDHNEIIFERLHQLFDKMTLAESLAQTAETVELDPGSLESPRVFIVASISGGVGSGMVLDLTYAVRTVMLERGLNDNAVCGILTYAAGRTTPDRDLTVVNTVSCLNEMHHYSRATGFPGDDTCGLPSFDEEDGDTFSRTYVVDLGQNLVANDFDSAADHVADYVYLCSVTPCVSFFDACREQDDVTACMTVSSFGVRYSDLLEDRFTNLPFYQLKTSLIDTWLKTSVDGSLTFDGQQLLTQVEITVDTVLEQFEVALGERFGLSSDSIVEAEIQVLIHESSDVIAGKRSSSNLAQIEKRLSRLFDSSAADLTDQPTLSNSHRSFADLIVSQQASQTTVISKLATKVISHALNGPGQRIAKSRAVQRALVDHLESRHDEVMLLINQAESDCEAVREQLVLSEDDSNRDLSETSAAERAFAKLKLKIYLLKATGDVFIAVRDRCLAVAKTIDRFAEQLAELSNSNAKGHQQRVADLEFSTAGKGCSLPQLISKKNPAELDRLCWVADRIFQDEMTDGTLWQLVATSKDFSEQFESILDRVVKRVLSTDTRYANFESIINEVSSSAKEGAGRLQHEFEEATPPVLYTLGGATRLLTIVPQGVSIEQLDQTLRENLQQSTIVPNASGDLAFCCEVSQISLERLGTQLRQAHSHVTEDLARFHTRTDVNWISLI, from the coding sequence ATGCCGAATGATTCTGGTAAATCACAACAGACTCTCCTGGGATACAGCTTGCAGGCACGAATCGGAAAGGGTTCGCAAACTGAGATTTGGCGAGCTCAGTCTCACGGCGGATCTATGCGAGCTATCAAGCTGATTTGGGGGCTTTCAGATGAAAAATCAACTCGGCTTCAAATCGACCAACTTAATCGTCTGAAGGAATTGCGACATCCTTTCTTGTTGCCTCTTGAGTGTGTCGAATTGGTAGACGACTGTTTGGTACTCGTCAGTCAATTGGCAGATAAATCATTAAGCGATCGGTTTCGGGAATGCGTCGAGCAGGGATTACCCGGGATTCCTCGGGATGAGTTACTTGCTTACCTTCAAGATGCGGCGGATGCGTTGGATTATGTCAGGGAGACTCAGGCAACGCAGCACTTAAACATTAAGCCAGAGAATCTTTTACTCGTTGGTGAAGATGCTAAGGTTGCCGATTTTGGCATTTTCGCATTCGATCCCGTCACGGGTAGGCCAATGATGGTCGAATCAGATTTGATTTATGCCTCTCCCGAATTGCAGTCAGGTCGTCCTAGTATTCACAGTGACCAGTACAGTTTGGCAGTTGTTTTTTATGAGATGTTGACGGGAGCAACGCCGTTTTCAAAAACGCCATTGGGTCAAGCGGCACTTGACGATCCTTTTTTGACAGCACAGCTTGGAGGTGGCCAAGCTGTTATACGGAAAGCACTATCGCGAGATCCTGCCGACCGTTTTGGGAGTTCTCGTCATTTTATTTCAGCTTTAAGGAAATCAGCTGGGCAGTTGGCATACGAGTTGAAACGAAACGCACTTCCGTGTGGCTTATGGGACGCAAATCCGAAGCAGGCCATGGCTAGTCCGGATTTTGTCTGCGTCGATGCGACTTCAGAAAACAAAGTGCGAGAATTGCCGCCGCCGCCCGAACTGGAGCATAAGGTCGTTCGACCTACGTTGTACATTGGCATCGGAGAGACCGGCACAAAAGTAATGCGGCGGTTACGGCATCGATTGGGACAGCGTTTTGGTGAGCGAGACGAATTGCCAGCTTTGCAGATGTTGTGTATCGATACCGATGTTCAAAGTCTAGCCAATGCCGTTCAGAAGGGGCAGGATGACTCGCTAATCGAGGACGAAATTCTGCCCGTGCCGCTGCGGACCCTTGAGGAATACCGGGATGATTCCAATGTTTATTTGTCATGGATTGATCGCCAATGGATCTGCAATATTCCTTCGAGCCTGCAGACAGAGGGACTTCGACCCTTAGGACGTTTGGCTTTTGTGGACCATAACGAAATCATTTTTGAACGCTTGCATCAGCTGTTCGACAAGATGACGCTTGCTGAGTCTTTAGCACAGACCGCCGAAACGGTGGAACTGGATCCCGGTAGCTTGGAATCGCCGCGAGTCTTTATTGTGGCCTCGATTTCCGGAGGCGTGGGCAGTGGGATGGTGTTGGATCTGACCTATGCGGTCCGCACGGTGATGTTGGAACGCGGTTTAAACGATAACGCCGTCTGCGGGATATTGACTTATGCAGCTGGTCGAACCACTCCTGATCGAGATCTGACCGTCGTGAATACGGTCAGTTGCCTGAATGAAATGCACCATTACAGTCGAGCCACCGGATTTCCCGGCGATGATACCTGTGGTTTACCTTCTTTTGATGAAGAAGATGGTGATACGTTCTCAAGGACTTATGTGGTCGATCTGGGGCAGAATCTAGTAGCCAATGATTTTGACTCAGCCGCTGATCACGTGGCCGATTACGTTTATCTTTGTTCCGTGACGCCTTGCGTCTCATTCTTTGATGCTTGTCGTGAGCAAGATGATGTCACGGCCTGTATGACAGTTTCTAGCTTTGGCGTCAGATATTCCGACCTGCTTGAAGATCGATTTACCAACCTTCCATTTTATCAGCTGAAAACATCGTTAATCGATACTTGGCTGAAAACGTCAGTGGACGGGTCACTAACTTTTGATGGTCAACAGCTTCTTACGCAAGTTGAGATAACGGTCGATACCGTTTTGGAACAGTTTGAGGTCGCTCTGGGTGAACGATTTGGCCTTTCGTCGGACTCCATCGTTGAGGCGGAAATCCAGGTTCTGATTCACGAATCATCGGATGTGATCGCTGGCAAACGATCTTCCTCGAACCTGGCTCAAATCGAAAAACGACTCTCTCGACTGTTCGATTCGTCTGCAGCCGATCTGACTGACCAGCCAACTTTATCGAATTCACATCGCTCGTTTGCGGATCTGATTGTGTCGCAGCAAGCGTCTCAAACCACGGTAATCTCTAAGTTGGCAACCAAGGTCATCTCCCATGCGTTAAATGGACCCGGTCAGCGTATCGCGAAATCACGTGCGGTCCAACGTGCTTTGGTTGATCACTTGGAATCACGTCATGATGAAGTGATGTTGTTGATCAACCAAGCTGAATCCGATTGCGAAGCCGTTCGTGAGCAACTTGTTTTATCAGAAGATGATTCAAATCGTGATCTGTCGGAAACCTCCGCTGCGGAACGTGCCTTCGCCAAGCTCAAGTTGAAAATCTATCTGTTAAAAGCCACCGGTGATGTGTTTATCGCTGTTCGTGATAGGTGTCTTGCCGTGGCTAAAACGATCGATCGATTTGCTGAGCAGTTGGCGGAATTGTCAAATTCGAACGCAAAAGGTCACCAGCAAAGGGTTGCCGATCTGGAATTTTCGACTGCTGGGAAAGGTTGCTCGTTGCCACAATTAATCAGCAAGAAGAATCCCGCAGAACTCGATCGACTTTGTTGGGTCGCTGATCGAATTTTTCAGGACGAAATGACAGATGGTACTTTGTGGCAACTTGTGGCGACTTCTAAAGACTTTAGTGAGCAATTCGAGTCAATCCTTGATCGGGTCGTCAAGCGAGTTCTTTCGACTGACACTCGATACGCAAACTTCGAATCGATCATTAATGAAGTAAGTTCGAGTGCTAAAGAGGGGGCAGGCCGCTTGCAACACGAATTCGAAGAGGCGACTCCGCCCGTTCTGTACACCCTCGGTGGTGCGACACGTTTGTTGACAATCGTTCCTCAAGGCGTTTCGATAGAACAACTCGATCAAACTTTGCGAGAAAATCTGCAGCAATCAACCATCGTGCCGAACGCATCGGGTGACCTGGCTTTCTGTTGTGAGGTCTCTCAAATATCCTTGGAACGACTAGGAACGCAACTCAGGCAGGCTCATTCTCACGTCACCGAGGATCTGGCTCGGTTTCACACACGTACCGATGTGAACTGGATATCGCTCATCTGA